A region from the Bradyrhizobium erythrophlei genome encodes:
- a CDS encoding branched-chain amino acid ABC transporter permease, giving the protein MIFERNCLWGLLAAALLAPLLILNQYALHIGVLILFSVMLATSFNLIVGYVGEFPLGHTAFLGVGAYTAALFSSRLAMPFHVAVLAAPLVAALFGLVIGAITLRLRGPFFVIVTLCFAEVLRLVANNWIGLTNGPMGISGIEKPAWATAGDALQQKMAYYYVGVLLASVSLFVAYRFVYSNIGRAAIAVRENRFVAQSIGVSPFYLGLVTFVLAAGIAGLAGGFYANYVSFVGPEVFGFSFMVSMIIMVLAGGKGTLVGPVVGAVIVVLLEEYLRDFKELRFSIFGLIVMAVVLFLPRGIMGFIARRHESYPRGATRDA; this is encoded by the coding sequence ATGATCTTCGAACGCAATTGCCTGTGGGGTTTATTGGCTGCCGCACTGCTCGCGCCGCTCCTGATCCTCAATCAGTACGCGCTGCATATCGGCGTCCTCATCTTGTTTTCGGTGATGCTGGCGACGAGCTTCAACCTCATCGTCGGCTATGTCGGCGAGTTCCCGCTCGGCCACACCGCGTTCCTTGGCGTCGGCGCCTATACCGCGGCGCTGTTCTCAAGCCGCCTCGCCATGCCCTTTCATGTCGCGGTTCTTGCCGCGCCACTGGTGGCGGCGCTGTTCGGGCTCGTCATCGGCGCCATCACACTGCGGCTGCGAGGACCGTTCTTCGTGATCGTCACGCTGTGCTTCGCGGAGGTGTTGCGGCTGGTCGCCAATAACTGGATCGGTCTGACCAACGGCCCGATGGGCATTTCCGGCATCGAAAAGCCGGCATGGGCGACGGCCGGCGATGCGCTGCAGCAGAAGATGGCCTATTACTATGTCGGCGTGTTGCTGGCCTCGGTGTCCCTGTTCGTCGCCTATCGCTTCGTCTATTCGAACATCGGACGTGCAGCGATCGCGGTCCGCGAGAACCGGTTCGTGGCGCAGTCGATCGGCGTTTCGCCGTTCTATCTCGGACTGGTCACGTTCGTGCTGGCGGCGGGCATCGCCGGTCTCGCCGGCGGCTTCTACGCCAACTACGTCTCCTTTGTCGGCCCCGAAGTGTTCGGTTTCTCCTTCATGGTCTCGATGATCATCATGGTGCTTGCCGGCGGCAAGGGAACGCTGGTCGGCCCGGTGGTCGGTGCCGTCATCGTCGTGCTGCTCGAAGAGTATTTGCGCGACTTCAAGGAGCTGCGCTTTTCGATCTTCGGCCTGATCGTGATGGCCGTGGTACTGTTCCTGCCGCGCGGCATCATGGGATTTATCGCCCGGCGCCACGAAAGCTATCCTCGTGGAGCGACCCGCGATGCTTGA
- a CDS encoding ABC transporter ATP-binding protein, with protein sequence MREVSASYGKVRALHGVSLKISPGEVVALIGANGAGKSTTLRVMSGLIGATTGDILLDGVSIARQRPDTIVRRGIAHCPEERRIWPELTVHENLALGGYICGDRAEVKRRMEAVLTRFPRLRERSAQMAGTLSGGEQQMLAIGRALMSAPRILLLDERSLGLSPLIMQEVLTVIRQLRDQGITIVLVEQNVHNALSVANRAYVLTTGRVVAEDSAAGLLKNPDVLRAYLGG encoded by the coding sequence TTGCGCGAGGTCAGCGCATCCTATGGCAAGGTGCGCGCGTTGCACGGCGTCAGCCTGAAGATCAGCCCCGGCGAGGTCGTCGCGCTGATTGGCGCCAACGGCGCCGGCAAGAGCACGACGCTGCGCGTGATGTCGGGCCTGATCGGCGCCACGACGGGCGACATCCTGCTCGATGGCGTGTCGATTGCCCGGCAGCGGCCCGATACCATCGTCCGCCGGGGTATCGCCCATTGCCCTGAAGAACGGCGGATCTGGCCGGAGTTGACGGTGCATGAAAACCTTGCACTCGGCGGCTATATCTGCGGTGACCGCGCCGAGGTGAAGCGGCGGATGGAAGCGGTGCTGACGCGATTCCCGCGCCTGCGTGAACGAAGCGCGCAAATGGCAGGTACGCTTTCAGGAGGCGAACAGCAGATGCTCGCCATCGGCCGCGCGCTGATGTCGGCGCCCCGTATTCTGCTGCTGGACGAACGGAGCCTTGGCCTCAGTCCCCTCATCATGCAGGAGGTGTTGACGGTAATTCGACAACTGCGCGACCAGGGCATCACCATCGTCCTGGTCGAGCAGAACGTGCACAACGCGCTTTCCGTCGCCAACCGGGCCTACGTGTTGACCACGGGTCGTGTCGTTGCCGAGGATAGTGCAGCAGGGCTACTGAAGAACCCGGATGTGCTCCGAGCCTATCTCGGCGGCTGA
- a CDS encoding DUF3551 domain-containing protein → MALVATSAQAQMYDPNYPVCMHVYGELEGERMDCIFTSLAQCAATASGRPATCLINPYFVHTSGRRRH, encoded by the coding sequence ATGGCTCTTGTTGCAACCTCCGCACAGGCTCAAATGTATGATCCCAATTATCCAGTCTGCATGCACGTCTATGGCGAGTTGGAGGGCGAGCGGATGGATTGCATCTTCACCTCGCTTGCCCAGTGCGCAGCTACGGCCTCCGGCCGTCCCGCGACGTGCCTAATCAATCCATATTTCGTGCACACATCAGGCCGACGCAGACACTGA
- a CDS encoding DUF3551 domain-containing protein — MRRFAQVFMILASFAALASTVQPAAAAKYCLQGRQWGFPGNCQFSTRQQCMATASGTNSTCGINPRYAHARQRGPVTR; from the coding sequence ATGCGCCGTTTTGCTCAAGTCTTCATGATCCTAGCTTCTTTCGCCGCCCTGGCATCCACCGTTCAGCCAGCGGCGGCGGCAAAGTACTGTCTGCAGGGGAGGCAATGGGGCTTTCCAGGCAACTGTCAGTTCTCCACGCGGCAGCAGTGCATGGCAACTGCTTCAGGTACCAATTCAACCTGCGGCATCAATCCGAGATACGCCCACGCTCGCCAGCGCGGGCCTGTGACGCGTTGA
- a CDS encoding branched-chain amino acid ABC transporter permease, giving the protein MDLFLQLLANGLVIGTFYALSALGLTLVFGLMRVVNFAHGELYVVGGLLGWSLTDLVGLNFFLTLAVVIFSLAVGGYLIDRLLMARVRGQGEEPTILLTIGLSIFLTNTALLIVGTAPEKVISPFANKPLFFGPVVITQSRLVLVAISAALILAVHLLIQRTTLGRSMRATFQDSMAAQLSGIRTAHVYGFTFALGAALAGAAGMLLGSIYVAQATIGDVVSLKAFVVVILGGMGSFAGAIVGGLILGVSEAFWGGYMSSGYVDAIGFGLVIAMLLVRPYGLFGKHAERA; this is encoded by the coding sequence ATGGATCTGTTCCTTCAGCTTCTTGCCAATGGCCTGGTCATCGGGACCTTTTACGCGCTGTCCGCGCTCGGCCTGACGCTGGTGTTCGGTCTGATGCGCGTGGTGAATTTTGCCCATGGTGAGCTCTATGTGGTTGGCGGGCTCCTGGGATGGTCGTTGACAGATCTCGTTGGGCTCAATTTCTTCCTGACGCTCGCGGTCGTGATCTTCAGTCTCGCGGTCGGCGGCTATCTGATCGATCGCCTGTTGATGGCCCGGGTGCGCGGGCAGGGCGAGGAACCGACCATCCTGCTGACGATCGGGCTGTCGATCTTCCTGACCAACACAGCGTTGTTGATCGTAGGCACCGCGCCGGAGAAGGTCATCTCGCCGTTCGCCAACAAGCCGCTGTTTTTCGGTCCGGTCGTCATCACTCAGTCACGGCTCGTGCTGGTGGCGATCTCCGCCGCGCTGATCCTCGCCGTCCATCTTTTGATTCAAAGGACAACGCTGGGACGCTCGATGCGAGCTACCTTCCAGGATTCCATGGCCGCGCAACTTTCCGGCATTCGCACCGCTCACGTCTACGGCTTCACCTTCGCGCTCGGGGCGGCGCTCGCAGGCGCTGCCGGAATGCTGCTCGGTTCGATCTATGTGGCGCAGGCCACCATCGGGGACGTCGTATCCCTGAAGGCATTTGTGGTCGTCATTCTCGGCGGTATGGGAAGTTTTGCGGGCGCCATCGTAGGCGGGCTTATCCTGGGAGTTTCAGAAGCCTTCTGGGGCGGCTATATGTCGAGCGGCTACGTGGATGCGATCGGCTTCGGTTTGGTCATCGCGATGCTGCTGGTGCGGCCATACGGCCTCTTCGGCAAACACGCCGAGCGCGCCTGA
- a CDS encoding universal stress protein, which translates to MYANILLSTDGSDVARKGVKHGIALAKALSAKVTVVTVTEPLPVDYGSGHASGWMPSREEFDSFDAACKERAGKVLDEARSMAEQIGISAELLHVPNAHPATAIIETAKSRGCDLIVMASHGRRGLRKLLLGSQTSEVLVDGSLPVLVVGGHK; encoded by the coding sequence ATGTACGCCAATATTCTCTTGAGCACGGACGGATCGGATGTCGCGAGAAAAGGCGTTAAGCATGGGATTGCTTTAGCAAAGGCCTTGAGCGCTAAAGTGACGGTCGTCACCGTAACGGAACCGCTGCCGGTCGACTATGGGAGCGGACACGCCTCGGGATGGATGCCCTCGCGGGAAGAGTTTGATAGCTTTGATGCAGCCTGCAAGGAACGTGCGGGCAAAGTGCTCGATGAGGCTCGATCTATGGCGGAGCAGATCGGGATATCTGCAGAACTCTTGCATGTTCCGAATGCGCATCCAGCCACTGCGATTATCGAAACAGCAAAGTCCAGAGGGTGCGACTTAATCGTTATGGCCTCTCATGGGCGTCGCGGCCTCAGGAAGTTATTGTTGGGGAGTCAAACATCGGAGGTCCTGGTAGATGGAAGCTTGCCGGTGTTGGTAGTTGGCGGACATAAATGA
- a CDS encoding ABC transporter ATP-binding protein codes for MGAGEIVSLIGPNGAGKTTCLNMITGFYQPTAGTVVYRNDDITGHAPYAIAQAGLIRTFQKTNVLKGLTVFGNVLTARHRHGEKSLLRTLFPGQAQRKRERQLRDEAAAIVEKVGLGDRMNTEADSLSCGELRLLELAVALGAGPRLLMLDEPAAGLNTEEAYQLGGVLRKLIGDGVEALLLIEHNMALVMEVSDRIVVLNFGRKIAEGTPDQIRDNSDVIEAYLGKPAA; via the coding sequence GTGGGCGCCGGCGAGATCGTGAGCCTGATCGGGCCGAACGGGGCGGGCAAGACCACCTGCCTCAACATGATCACCGGTTTTTACCAGCCGACGGCGGGAACGGTGGTTTATCGGAACGACGACATCACCGGCCACGCGCCGTACGCAATCGCACAGGCCGGCTTGATACGCACATTTCAGAAGACCAATGTGCTGAAGGGGTTGACAGTGTTCGGCAACGTGCTGACGGCGCGTCACCGGCACGGTGAGAAATCGCTGCTGCGGACCCTTTTTCCTGGCCAGGCGCAGCGCAAACGCGAGCGGCAGCTTCGCGATGAGGCGGCGGCGATCGTTGAAAAAGTGGGGCTCGGCGATCGAATGAACACGGAAGCCGATTCGCTTTCCTGCGGCGAACTTCGGTTGCTGGAACTGGCCGTTGCGCTCGGCGCCGGTCCTCGATTGTTGATGCTGGACGAACCGGCGGCGGGCCTCAACACGGAGGAAGCCTACCAGTTGGGCGGTGTGCTCAGAAAGCTGATCGGCGACGGTGTCGAAGCCTTGCTCCTGATCGAACACAACATGGCGCTCGTGATGGAGGTATCAGACCGCATCGTTGTGCTGAACTTCGGGCGCAAGATCGCCGAGGGCACGCCGGACCAGATTCGAGACAATTCCGACGTCATCGAAGCCTATCTCGGCAAGCCCGCGGCATGA